One genomic window of Spirochaetia bacterium 38H-sp includes the following:
- the mgtE gene encoding magnesium transporter, whose amino-acid sequence MKKDSVDKITLLEWVSQRQWHMLKDEITTWHASDIVELLDEIEEDSPTDSLILFLLLPPDLKAEVFAEFDSETQRHILEHITSEQLREILSELAHDDRIELIEHLPGTLTRKVLNLLSPEDRAITLALLGYPEDSVGRLMTPDYVSIKPQWTIERALDHIRAYGRDAEIINMVYVIDNDGKLLDDILLRKIILASPQTTVDSIMDWHYVAINAYADQEEAVNLIRKYDLNALPVVDENNVLLGIVTVDDIIDVIDEEATEDAQKESAVIPLEASYTETRPIKLYTKRIIWLLFLGISGFLSSGVIGRYQDLLSSFISLSLFIPMLMGTGGNTSSQAATLVIRALAVGELTPSRWFEVVRKEITVGILLGISLGLVLSVIGYLWTGHPEIGITVGISIACIVLWANLVGSLLPIICNIIGIDPAVISSPLLSTILDVTGLLIYFTVVKIILL is encoded by the coding sequence ATGAAGAAAGATAGCGTTGACAAGATTACCCTGCTGGAGTGGGTTTCACAAAGACAGTGGCATATGCTTAAAGATGAGATAACAACATGGCATGCCTCGGATATTGTGGAGCTTTTGGATGAGATAGAAGAGGATTCTCCTACGGATTCTCTTATCCTCTTTTTGCTTCTACCACCGGATCTCAAAGCAGAGGTTTTTGCGGAGTTTGATTCGGAAACACAACGTCATATTCTTGAGCATATAACCAGCGAACAGCTAAGAGAGATTCTGTCAGAACTTGCTCACGATGACAGGATTGAACTTATAGAGCATCTACCCGGAACTCTGACAAGAAAGGTGCTCAACCTGCTTTCTCCTGAGGATAGAGCTATTACGCTTGCACTTCTGGGATATCCGGAAGACAGCGTGGGAAGGCTTATGACGCCGGACTATGTCTCCATCAAGCCGCAGTGGACAATAGAGAGGGCTTTGGACCATATACGGGCATACGGCAGGGATGCCGAGATTATCAACATGGTATACGTCATAGACAATGACGGAAAACTGCTGGATGATATTCTACTTAGAAAGATAATACTTGCATCGCCTCAGACAACAGTTGACTCCATAATGGACTGGCATTATGTAGCAATCAATGCATATGCAGACCAAGAAGAAGCCGTAAACCTCATAAGAAAATACGACCTCAATGCCCTTCCGGTTGTAGATGAAAATAACGTCCTCTTGGGCATAGTCACAGTTGACGATATAATCGACGTAATAGACGAGGAAGCAACCGAGGACGCACAAAAAGAGAGCGCCGTTATTCCTCTGGAAGCAAGCTATACAGAAACAAGACCCATCAAGCTATATACCAAGAGAATAATATGGCTGTTATTCCTAGGTATATCCGGCTTCTTATCCTCAGGAGTAATAGGTAGATATCAGGATTTGCTATCAAGCTTTATCAGCCTTAGCCTCTTTATCCCCATGCTCATGGGCACAGGAGGGAACACAAGCAGCCAGGCCGCAACACTTGTAATACGCGCACTTGCAGTGGGAGAACTAACACCATCTAGATGGTTTGAAGTTGTAAGAAAAGAAATAACAGTAGGCATTCTGCTAGGAATCAGCCTGGGACTTGTACTCTCTGTCATAGGCTACCTATGGACAGGACATCCGGAAATAGGAATAACAGTAGGCATATCCATAGCATGCATAGTCCTGTGGGCAAACCTGGTTGGGAGCCTGTTGCCCATAATCTGCAACATAATAGGCATAGACCCAGCAGTAATAAGCAGCCCTCTTCTTTCCACAATACTGGACGTAACAGGACTTCTGATTTACTTTACAGTAGTAAAAATAATTCTATTATAA
- a CDS encoding Hsp20/alpha crystallin family protein, translating to MTREITKRNNDWFTDLEKIQDEINRVFDLVWPESTGLFDRPMVPTMDVVETDNEVIVSCDLPGVTEKDIDITLTNNVLTIKGEKKEEEEKKDKNYYRKESWSGAFQRTISLPDSIDANKVKAELKNGVLTINIAKQEEKKPKKIAVQIK from the coding sequence ATGACACGCGAAATAACAAAAAGAAACAATGATTGGTTCACCGATCTTGAGAAGATACAGGATGAAATCAATAGGGTTTTTGACCTGGTATGGCCAGAAAGCACAGGACTCTTTGACAGGCCAATGGTCCCTACAATGGACGTCGTAGAGACGGATAACGAGGTAATCGTATCCTGTGACCTTCCAGGAGTAACAGAAAAAGACATAGACATCACTCTGACCAACAATGTGCTCACCATAAAAGGTGAGAAAAAAGAGGAAGAGGAGAAAAAAGACAAAAACTACTACAGAAAGGAATCATGGAGTGGAGCTTTTCAGAGAACAATTTCTCTTCCGGATAGCATAGACGCCAACAAAGTAAAGGCAGAGCTTAAAAATGGTGTGCTCACAATAAACATAGCAAAGCAGGAAGAGAAAAAACCCAAGAAAATTGCAGTACAGATAAAATAA
- a CDS encoding GNAT family N-acetyltransferase, giving the protein MPDMLVKLYHLPPLESLRLRGDGFVIRRARSFEMAAVADWVEKCFNRFWASEAAVAFSRIPVSCFIATIGGDIAGFACYDCTAKGFFGPIGVAEEYRKKGIGYALLLYSLYALRDSGYAYAIIGAAGPVDFYKRAVGAIEIGDSEPGFYEDRLKL; this is encoded by the coding sequence ATGCCGGATATGCTTGTAAAGCTTTACCATCTTCCTCCTCTTGAGTCTCTGAGGCTCAGGGGGGATGGTTTCGTTATACGCAGAGCTAGGAGCTTTGAGATGGCTGCTGTTGCGGATTGGGTGGAGAAGTGTTTTAACCGTTTCTGGGCATCTGAGGCTGCTGTGGCTTTTTCCCGTATTCCTGTGTCTTGCTTTATTGCCACAATAGGGGGTGATATTGCAGGTTTTGCTTGTTATGATTGTACTGCAAAGGGCTTTTTTGGGCCTATTGGGGTTGCTGAAGAGTACAGAAAAAAGGGGATAGGTTATGCTCTCCTTCTGTATTCTTTATATGCTTTGCGTGATTCAGGTTATGCGTATGCTATTATAGGTGCTGCGGGTCCCGTGGATTTTTATAAAAGGGCTGTGGGCGCAATTGAGATTGGTGATTCTGAGCCTGGGTTTTATGAAGATAGGTTGAAGCTCTGA
- a CDS encoding Do family serine endopeptidase produces the protein MKTKLISRILMILLLFSACSQVPAQGTGTTSVTAPPSQIAQIAPVETERPKVYLDAKSFQQVFNDVAKKVLPTVVEIDVVDVVKQKVPMFNFNSPWEFFFNGPEYQEKEFKRSGLGSGVIARREGDKIYILTNAHVVSNADEITVKLEDQRTFTGKLVGKDERIDLAVLEIKTKEKLPIAELGDSDSLEVGDWVLAIGNPYGFSSTVTAGIISALGRKTPAGAQLGEFTDYIQTDAAINPGNSGGALVNLDGQVIGINSWIASQNGGNVGLGFAIPINTAKRAMEQIISKGKVSYGWLGVTIADITEEAYPGLKKELGLDNKKGTLVTNIYTDSPAWQAGIRPGDYIIQVDDTKIENANQLSREIGMHGAGSKIAITLIRLGEEKTITLKLAERKEEQELTEKTTNIWPGITAVDLTKEIRERYDIKETSGVLVIQAINNTAPQIAGIRAGDIIKAIGNSEIKSMKDFYAAIAEQSKKGSTIRFSVSRQGTQVLIGVKIP, from the coding sequence ATGAAAACAAAGCTAATATCACGAATACTGATGATTTTATTGCTTTTTAGCGCCTGTTCTCAAGTACCGGCTCAGGGAACAGGAACAACAAGTGTCACAGCCCCCCCCAGTCAGATAGCACAAATTGCACCGGTGGAGACAGAAAGGCCCAAAGTCTACCTTGATGCAAAAAGCTTTCAACAAGTCTTCAATGATGTTGCAAAAAAGGTTCTTCCTACCGTAGTGGAGATTGATGTGGTTGATGTTGTAAAGCAAAAAGTGCCAATGTTTAATTTCAACTCACCCTGGGAGTTTTTCTTCAATGGACCGGAATATCAGGAAAAGGAATTTAAGAGAAGTGGTCTGGGCTCTGGTGTAATAGCAAGAAGGGAAGGTGACAAGATATACATCCTCACCAACGCACATGTAGTAAGCAATGCGGATGAAATAACCGTAAAACTGGAAGACCAGAGAACATTTACAGGCAAACTGGTAGGAAAAGACGAGAGAATAGACCTTGCAGTACTAGAAATCAAAACAAAAGAAAAATTGCCAATAGCAGAACTTGGAGACTCTGACAGCCTGGAAGTAGGCGACTGGGTACTGGCAATAGGAAACCCCTACGGATTTTCCTCCACTGTAACAGCAGGAATAATAAGCGCACTAGGCAGAAAAACCCCTGCAGGAGCACAGCTAGGAGAGTTTACAGACTATATACAGACAGATGCAGCAATCAATCCAGGAAACTCAGGTGGAGCACTTGTAAACCTTGACGGACAAGTCATCGGCATAAACTCATGGATAGCTTCACAAAACGGCGGTAACGTAGGTCTCGGCTTTGCCATACCAATAAATACAGCAAAACGCGCAATGGAACAGATAATAAGCAAAGGCAAAGTCAGCTACGGTTGGCTTGGAGTAACAATTGCAGACATAACAGAAGAAGCCTATCCCGGACTAAAAAAAGAGCTTGGACTAGACAACAAAAAAGGCACACTTGTTACCAACATATATACGGACTCCCCAGCATGGCAGGCAGGAATACGTCCAGGAGATTACATAATACAGGTTGATGATACAAAAATAGAAAATGCAAACCAGCTCTCAAGAGAAATCGGTATGCACGGAGCAGGAAGCAAAATCGCAATAACACTCATACGCTTGGGAGAAGAAAAAACAATAACATTAAAATTGGCAGAAAGAAAAGAAGAACAGGAACTTACAGAAAAAACAACAAACATCTGGCCAGGCATAACAGCTGTTGACCTTACAAAGGAAATCCGTGAGCGCTATGATATCAAAGAAACAAGCGGAGTTCTGGTAATACAGGCCATCAACAACACAGCCCCGCAGATAGCAGGAATCCGCGCAGGAGACATCATAAAAGCAATAGGCAACAGTGAGATAAAAAGCATGAAGGACTTTTATGCTGCCATTGCAGAACAAAGCAAAAAAGGGAGCACAATAAGATTCAGCGTATCCAGACAGGGTACACAAGTCCTAATAGGAGTAAAAATACCATAA
- a CDS encoding UTP--glucose-1-phosphate uridylyltransferase, whose product MRKLSPQLVSRMRELDIDVELSLKILDRVNKQPNALTETEFSLPTGKEDYIVDTREDVRLSLSSSYFFSRLKELGLTVPAVADFYTGGNTVELDEKKLKIIGILLYPKLAYGILNGGAATSYADSKKNSGFDKALFSAYESYFKKASELVKGRPKGVCPAYYGKSGEPGLSFMALKMRSLLIETLRYRSLAKRLGVEQQRECLPLFQMTSPVTHESVLAHIKELETHPAIEPLMQKLGLLSLSVYTAKQPLIAAFTHTADGSPLDIFTSAYGRECEPLALPGGHGQNFMVLADIYRQLYRNGYRFVYLTNVDNLGSAVDPVSLALLALSSKQAGFEFSYKTSVDVKGGVLVATPSGPLCMDIGAGISRSCVENEEKRGVPVLFNCATGLFDLSFLTANLDRIIGNLPLRLTDQDKDAGRYSQAEQITWEVMGLLDDILIFAVDKYRRFLAAKLLIETFLTSGLLLDDASSLYGVNPDVVKTADNLNRGLMAAFSDYYAIKPEDFSLLSADDIEKRLEETFDA is encoded by the coding sequence ATGCGTAAGCTGAGTCCACAGCTTGTATCAAGAATGAGAGAGCTTGATATAGATGTGGAGCTTAGTCTTAAAATTCTTGATAGAGTTAATAAACAACCAAATGCTCTTACAGAGACGGAGTTTTCTCTTCCAACAGGAAAGGAAGATTATATAGTGGATACAAGAGAGGACGTAAGGCTTAGCCTGTCGTCCTCTTATTTTTTTTCCAGGCTCAAGGAACTGGGGCTTACTGTTCCTGCTGTTGCTGATTTTTATACTGGCGGGAATACTGTTGAACTCGATGAGAAAAAGCTTAAGATAATAGGTATTCTGCTTTATCCCAAGCTTGCCTACGGTATACTCAATGGAGGAGCTGCTACAAGTTATGCAGACAGCAAGAAAAATAGCGGGTTTGATAAGGCGCTGTTTTCTGCTTATGAGTCTTATTTTAAAAAGGCCTCTGAGCTTGTCAAAGGGAGGCCAAAAGGGGTATGTCCTGCCTATTATGGCAAAAGCGGTGAGCCAGGATTGAGTTTTATGGCTCTCAAGATGCGTTCTCTTCTCATAGAGACTCTTAGATATCGCAGTCTTGCAAAAAGATTGGGGGTAGAACAACAAAGGGAATGTCTGCCTCTTTTCCAGATGACAAGTCCTGTTACGCATGAGTCCGTGCTCGCACATATTAAAGAGCTGGAAACACATCCTGCCATAGAGCCTCTGATGCAGAAGCTGGGCTTGTTGTCGCTTTCTGTTTATACTGCAAAGCAGCCTCTTATTGCTGCTTTTACCCATACGGCAGATGGTAGTCCTCTTGACATATTTACGTCTGCTTACGGAAGAGAGTGCGAGCCTCTTGCCCTCCCTGGAGGACACGGACAAAACTTTATGGTGCTTGCGGATATATACAGGCAGCTTTATAGAAATGGATACAGGTTTGTATATCTTACCAATGTTGACAATCTTGGTTCTGCTGTTGATCCTGTCAGCCTTGCCCTTCTTGCGTTGAGCAGTAAGCAGGCCGGTTTTGAATTTTCTTATAAGACTTCTGTGGATGTAAAGGGAGGGGTTCTTGTTGCTACTCCTTCTGGGCCTCTCTGTATGGATATAGGTGCAGGCATAAGTCGTTCTTGTGTTGAGAATGAAGAGAAGCGCGGTGTGCCTGTCCTGTTTAACTGTGCTACGGGGTTGTTTGATCTCTCATTTCTTACTGCTAATCTCGATAGAATCATAGGGAATCTTCCTTTGAGGCTTACTGATCAGGATAAGGATGCCGGCAGGTATTCTCAGGCAGAACAGATAACTTGGGAGGTCATGGGACTGCTTGATGATATCCTCATTTTTGCCGTTGATAAGTACAGGCGTTTTCTTGCCGCCAAACTTCTTATAGAGACTTTTCTTACTTCCGGTCTTTTACTTGATGATGCTTCTTCTCTATATGGTGTAAACCCTGATGTTGTGAAGACTGCTGATAATCTTAACAGAGGGTTAATGGCTGCTTTTTCTGATTATTATGCAATAAAGCCGGAAGATTTTTCTTTGCTTTCTGCGGATGATATTGAGAAAAGGTTGGAGGAAACTTTTGATGCTTGA
- the hisI gene encoding phosphoribosyl-AMP cyclohydrolase, with the protein MLDFDKTGGLVPCIVQEEGTKDVLMLAYLNRESWEKSLETGYAHYYSRSRKSLWKKGETSGHLQEIREIRIDCDNDTVLFIVRQIGGSACHTGHKSCFYRTLQNKDVLVDNEE; encoded by the coding sequence ATGCTTGATTTTGATAAGACGGGTGGGCTTGTTCCCTGCATAGTCCAGGAAGAGGGGACTAAGGATGTTCTTATGCTTGCCTATCTCAACCGAGAATCCTGGGAAAAGAGTCTTGAGACTGGTTATGCACACTATTATTCTAGAAGCAGGAAATCTCTTTGGAAAAAGGGTGAGACTTCTGGTCATCTGCAGGAGATAAGGGAGATAAGAATAGACTGCGATAATGATACCGTGCTTTTTATAGTACGACAGATTGGAGGCTCTGCCTGTCATACAGGTCATAAAAGCTGTTTCTACAGAACATTGCAGAATAAAGATGTGCTTGTTGATAATGAGGAGTGA
- a CDS encoding gamma carbonic anhydrase family protein: MIYTIGDKKPTIAKSCFIADSATVSGLVFMEEKSSVWFGAVLRGDITSIHLGAYSNVQDNATVHVDIDKPVDIGSYVTIGHNAVIHGCIIGSNCLIGMGAIILSGATIGKNSIVGAGALVTEGKTFPDNSLILGSPARVIREVTEDEVKKVKENAELYVKLAQEAITDYKKTW; the protein is encoded by the coding sequence ATGATATACACGATTGGAGACAAAAAACCTACCATAGCCAAAAGCTGCTTTATAGCTGACAGCGCTACTGTATCTGGCCTTGTATTTATGGAAGAAAAATCTTCCGTGTGGTTTGGAGCCGTATTAAGAGGTGACATCACATCAATACATCTGGGTGCATACAGCAACGTACAGGATAACGCCACGGTCCACGTTGACATAGACAAACCCGTGGATATAGGAAGCTATGTCACCATAGGCCACAATGCAGTGATACACGGCTGCATCATAGGTAGCAACTGCCTGATAGGAATGGGTGCAATCATCCTATCCGGTGCAACAATTGGCAAAAACTCCATAGTAGGCGCAGGTGCCCTAGTAACAGAGGGAAAGACATTCCCTGACAACTCTCTCATCCTGGGAAGTCCTGCACGAGTTATAAGGGAAGTTACAGAAGATGAAGTAAAAAAAGTCAAAGAAAATGCAGAATTATATGTAAAGCTAGCACAAGAAGCCATAACAGACTATAAAAAGACCTGGTAA
- a CDS encoding glucokinase, which translates to MVRKEWYYSDRKANALLLAADVGGTNTNVALVEYDGREYSIMAHWEFASQKISGLEEALEEIFEDINSKLGEAKVEAFCASGAGPVEDNVCILTNLPWKIDGNEIERDTGIPTVVINDFSAVCYGVPILERQSPSSLVPIPHVDGSIPERRGSIRAVIGAGTGLGVGFLVDDRGQYHAYPSEGGHIDFPASDDLMEEIRKYLSFKYKHTPGTEAVLSGQGIANIFSFMLDSGNIGHDDLIREILSVPDTDKPPLIAKYSENHAGCRRVMEFFISVYGHMAGNYALCFLPTAGLYLAGGIVAKNIDYFQKSPVFMRYFESSYRKNMTELLKKIPVYIIKDYSISVYGAAYAAQTFARRGDA; encoded by the coding sequence ATGGTAAGGAAAGAATGGTATTACTCGGATAGAAAAGCAAACGCACTGCTGTTGGCAGCAGATGTGGGTGGGACTAACACCAACGTTGCACTTGTGGAATATGATGGCAGGGAATATTCTATAATGGCTCACTGGGAGTTTGCGAGCCAGAAGATTTCTGGTCTTGAGGAGGCTTTGGAGGAGATATTTGAAGATATAAACTCCAAGTTGGGAGAGGCAAAAGTAGAGGCTTTCTGTGCATCCGGTGCAGGTCCTGTGGAAGATAATGTCTGTATTCTTACCAATCTTCCGTGGAAGATTGATGGTAATGAGATAGAGAGGGATACGGGTATTCCGACAGTGGTTATCAATGACTTTTCTGCTGTCTGTTATGGAGTGCCTATACTGGAGAGACAGTCTCCTTCTTCTCTTGTGCCGATTCCGCATGTGGATGGTTCTATCCCCGAGAGAAGGGGGAGCATAAGAGCTGTTATAGGAGCAGGTACTGGACTTGGAGTGGGGTTTCTTGTTGATGACAGGGGGCAGTATCATGCCTATCCGTCTGAGGGCGGGCATATTGATTTCCCTGCGTCTGATGATCTTATGGAAGAGATAAGAAAATATCTTTCTTTTAAATACAAACATACTCCAGGAACAGAGGCTGTTCTTTCTGGACAGGGGATTGCCAATATTTTCTCTTTTATGCTTGATAGTGGAAATATAGGACATGACGATCTTATAAGAGAAATTCTATCTGTGCCTGATACAGATAAACCGCCGCTTATTGCGAAGTATTCTGAGAATCATGCAGGTTGCAGGCGGGTTATGGAATTTTTTATTTCTGTCTATGGGCATATGGCGGGTAATTATGCTTTGTGTTTTCTGCCTACTGCGGGGCTTTATCTTGCAGGGGGTATAGTTGCCAAGAATATTGACTATTTTCAGAAATCTCCTGTATTTATGAGATACTTTGAGTCAAGTTATAGAAAAAATATGACAGAGCTTCTCAAAAAGATTCCGGTGTATATAATCAAGGACTACAGCATATCAGTATATGGGGCTGCCTATGCTGCACAAACATTTGCAAGGAGGGGGGATGCGTAA
- a CDS encoding Hsp20/alpha crystallin family protein: MKKDKELTRERSIKPAVYDVCQDNDTITLRMEVPGAEKDSINIQVEDSELIIEAQRKDTLPEGTYLVKERRFADYKRVFTLDNTVDTDKIDAKLENGVLTLNLKIKEQAKPKKIEVKAG; this comes from the coding sequence ATGAAAAAGGATAAAGAATTGACAAGAGAGAGAAGCATAAAGCCTGCCGTATATGATGTATGCCAAGATAATGATACAATAACCCTCAGAATGGAAGTACCTGGAGCAGAAAAAGACAGCATAAACATACAGGTAGAGGATAGCGAGCTCATAATAGAAGCTCAGAGGAAAGACACTCTTCCCGAGGGAACCTACCTGGTAAAAGAAAGACGATTTGCAGATTACAAAAGAGTTTTTACACTGGATAACACAGTGGATACGGACAAAATAGATGCTAAGCTAGAAAATGGAGTTCTCACACTCAATCTCAAGATAAAAGAGCAAGCAAAACCCAAGAAGATAGAAGTAAAGGCAGGCTAA
- a CDS encoding glutamine synthetase III — protein MSERTDYTETSVQSIYGSNCFSDSVMRERLPKNIYKEIQAVKAGEKELSLEVAEVVAAAMRDWAIEKGATHYTHWFHPLTGLTAEKHDSFISPTNDGKVLMEFSGKELIKGEPDASSFPSGGLRATFEARGYTAWDVTSPAFLKQDPTGTTLCIPTAFFSYTGHALDKKVPLLRSMDALSKQAIRVLRALGNTNSKRVVTTVGPEQEYFLVDKEYYDQRPDLMLTGRTVFGSMPAKGQEMEDHYFGAIKERVAEFMRELNTELWKVGVSAKTQHNEVAPNQFEIAPIFTTTNVAVDNNQVVMETIKKVARRHGMEALLHEKPFAGVNGSGKHNNWSIATDDGINLLDPGENPESNARFLLFAAAVIEAVDRYALLLRTSAASSGNDHRLGANEAPPAIISIFLGGPLTEIFDSIAEGKAAGKNTNLGKIKLGVTSLPSLPKDLSDRNRTSPFAFTGNKFEFRMLGSSQSIAPPNTYLNTAVAQVLAEFADKLEKASDKNAAIEAIVKESYAKHKRIVFNGNGYSEEWVKEAEKRGLPNVRATVDALPVLIDKETISLFESHNVFSKEELESRYHIYLERYSKQINIEAGVMVSMSRRSILPAVSSYVGSLARDTAALEAIGADNSAQKKQAKAIASLLKEAYEETEKLETVLAKAQNVEDVFKQAKTYQEEVVSQMNALREKIDNLEKLVDKKAWPFPGYEELLFKL, from the coding sequence ATGAGCGAAAGGACTGATTACACAGAAACTTCCGTACAGAGCATTTACGGAAGCAACTGCTTTTCTGATTCCGTAATGAGGGAAAGATTGCCAAAGAACATTTACAAAGAGATCCAGGCAGTTAAAGCAGGTGAGAAAGAACTGAGCCTGGAAGTAGCAGAGGTCGTTGCCGCAGCAATGAGAGACTGGGCTATAGAAAAAGGCGCTACACACTACACACACTGGTTTCATCCTCTGACAGGCCTCACGGCAGAGAAACACGATTCCTTTATTTCGCCGACCAATGACGGCAAAGTACTTATGGAATTCTCAGGCAAAGAACTAATCAAAGGTGAACCGGATGCCTCCAGCTTCCCTTCCGGCGGTCTTAGAGCAACCTTTGAAGCACGCGGCTATACAGCCTGGGATGTAACAAGCCCTGCATTCCTAAAACAGGATCCAACAGGAACAACACTTTGCATACCCACCGCATTTTTTAGCTATACAGGACATGCGTTGGACAAAAAAGTTCCTCTTCTCCGCTCAATGGATGCTCTCAGCAAGCAGGCTATTAGAGTACTGAGAGCTCTGGGCAACACCAACTCAAAAAGAGTTGTTACAACAGTAGGGCCTGAACAGGAATACTTCCTTGTTGATAAAGAATACTATGACCAGAGACCTGATCTCATGCTCACAGGGCGCACAGTATTTGGCTCAATGCCTGCAAAAGGCCAGGAGATGGAAGACCACTACTTTGGTGCAATAAAGGAACGCGTCGCCGAATTTATGAGAGAATTAAACACAGAACTCTGGAAAGTAGGCGTATCAGCAAAAACTCAGCACAACGAGGTTGCTCCCAACCAGTTTGAAATCGCACCGATATTCACAACAACCAATGTTGCAGTGGATAACAACCAGGTTGTAATGGAAACAATCAAAAAAGTTGCAAGACGCCACGGCATGGAAGCCCTTCTGCATGAGAAACCTTTTGCAGGGGTAAACGGATCAGGAAAGCACAACAACTGGTCAATCGCAACGGACGACGGCATAAACCTCCTTGATCCCGGAGAAAATCCAGAGTCCAATGCTCGATTCCTTCTTTTTGCAGCAGCTGTAATAGAAGCCGTTGATCGCTATGCACTATTACTCAGAACATCCGCAGCAAGCTCGGGCAATGACCACAGACTCGGAGCCAACGAAGCGCCTCCTGCCATCATATCAATCTTCCTTGGCGGTCCGCTTACAGAGATATTTGACAGTATAGCAGAAGGGAAAGCAGCCGGAAAAAATACCAACTTAGGAAAAATAAAGCTGGGAGTAACATCTCTTCCGAGCTTACCTAAGGACCTCTCCGACAGAAACAGAACAAGCCCCTTTGCCTTTACAGGAAACAAGTTTGAGTTCCGTATGCTAGGCTCCTCTCAATCCATAGCACCACCCAACACATACCTCAACACAGCAGTTGCTCAGGTTCTTGCAGAGTTTGCAGACAAGCTGGAAAAAGCCAGCGACAAAAATGCAGCAATAGAAGCAATAGTAAAAGAATCATATGCAAAACACAAACGCATAGTATTTAACGGAAACGGATACTCAGAAGAATGGGTCAAAGAAGCAGAAAAAAGAGGACTGCCCAATGTACGCGCTACAGTAGATGCACTCCCCGTACTGATAGATAAAGAAACCATATCTCTCTTTGAAAGCCACAACGTATTCTCCAAAGAAGAATTGGAAAGCCGATATCACATCTATCTTGAACGCTATTCCAAGCAGATAAACATAGAAGCAGGGGTTATGGTATCAATGTCACGTCGCTCCATACTCCCCGCTGTAAGTTCATACGTAGGGTCTTTGGCACGTGATACAGCAGCACTGGAAGCCATAGGAGCTGATAACTCTGCGCAGAAAAAACAGGCAAAAGCAATTGCATCTCTGCTAAAAGAAGCCTACGAAGAAACAGAGAAACTGGAAACAGTTCTAGCTAAGGCACAGAATGTAGAGGATGTATTCAAGCAGGCAAAAACATATCAGGAAGAAGTTGTGAGCCAGATGAACGCTCTACGTGAGAAGATAGACAATCTGGAGAAACTGGTGGATAAAAAGGCATGGCCATTCCCCGGTTATGAAGAACTTCTTTTTAAGCTTTAA
- a CDS encoding HAD family hydrolase produces MSLNDAWRDVREFHVRFGHPHQERPCFIDAERAQSRAKWMREEVQEFLDSRDVVEQADAMIDLIYFALGTLVEMGVEPQPLFDIVHKANMDKLWPDGKPHYNEDGKTVKPAGWLDPYPLLEEEIKRQIDKKAQKES; encoded by the coding sequence ATGAGTCTTAATGATGCATGGAGAGACGTCAGAGAGTTTCATGTACGCTTTGGTCATCCTCATCAGGAACGCCCATGTTTTATAGATGCAGAACGCGCACAGTCGCGCGCTAAGTGGATGCGTGAGGAGGTGCAGGAGTTTCTGGATTCGCGTGATGTTGTGGAGCAGGCCGACGCCATGATAGACCTGATTTATTTTGCGCTTGGAACTCTGGTTGAAATGGGTGTTGAGCCTCAGCCTCTTTTTGATATAGTCCATAAAGCCAACATGGACAAGCTCTGGCCGGATGGGAAGCCCCATTATAATGAGGACGGAAAGACCGTAAAGCCTGCAGGCTGGCTGGATCCTTACCCTCTCCTGGAAGAAGAAATAAAAAGACAGATTGATAAAAAGGCGCAAAAAGAATCTTAG